CTGCAATCAACTTGATAAATGGTTCCGCATCCGGTTGGTTAGCACGTTGTGATACACGAAGCGCCTCAATGTATTCCACCCTCAATACAGGCGGAATAGATACAATCCCATATCCATAATGCATCAACAATAAATTCATCAGCAGACGCGCTGTTCTGCCATTACCTTCAACATATGGATGGATGTCAACCAGCCATTTATGAGCAAGCGCTGCCAGTTCAATGGGATGCACTTTTCCAGATAATTGATTTACTTTATTTACATATTCCTTCATCAGTTGCGGAACTTGTTCCGGCTCCGGCGGCAGATAATCGGTTCCTGTAATATAGACGGCAATATCACGATATTTTCCGGCGTTTTGTTTGTCAATCCCTTCGTAAAACAGGCGATGCAATTCCAAAATAATATGCTCTGTAATTTTAAAAGGTTTTTCTCTGACAATCTGAAGCATAAAATCATATGCATTTGCATGACCGATTGCTTCCAAACTGTCTTTCAGAGGTTTCCCACCGGCTGTCAGCCCATCCTCCAATAGCACTTTCG
This genomic stretch from Veillonellales bacterium harbors:
- a CDS encoding Fic family protein, with the translated sequence MTKQELFNKADAYKKIIQATRPLRPEEIKELDAYFKIGLTYSSNALEGNTLTISETKVLLEDGLTAGGKPLKDSLEAIGHANAYDFMLQIVREKPFKITEHIILELHRLFYEGIDKQNAGKYRDIAVYITGTDYLPPEPEQVPQLMKEYVNKVNQLSGKVHPIELAALAHKWLVDIHPYVEGNGRTARLLMNLLLMHYGYGIVSIPPVLRVEYIEALRVSQRANQPDAEPFIKLIAECTLETQKDYCRLLRIKAN